The Paludibacter jiangxiensis DNA segment CCAAATGCATCGGTTTGTTATGTTCCATTATTAAAGCGTAGAGATAGAATAAATATGGTATCTTTTCGACCTGCAAAGGTACAAAAAAACTACCTAACGATAAAGAAATCCGCAGTAATAATAATAAAAAATAAGGTTTTTGATATTTTGCAATGTCAATTTGATATTTTTGATACAAAATTGCAATGTGGACTTTGCAACCCGAAAGATTAATTGTACTTTTGTATCAATACATTTTTGCAACATTTATACATATAAATATCTAATATTAAAATAAATAGTCATGAAATTGTTGGAAGAAATCATGAAACGGGCTCAGGAAAATGTTCAGCACATTGTGTTGCCCGAAGGAACCGAGGAACGTACTCTACAGGCTGCAGATGTAATCCTGGAGAAAAAAGCAGCCAATATCACCCTGATCGGTAATCCGGACGAAATCCACAGTTTAAGCGCTAAATTTCAATTAAAAAATATTGATAAAGCGACCATCCTCAATCCTGAAAACTATTCACAATACGAAGAATACACCAATCTGCTGTTTGAATTAAGAAAAGCTAAGGGCCTTACTATGGAACAAGCACAGAAGCTGGCAAAAGATCCTTTATATATAGGAACGCTGATGATTAAAAACGGCGATGCTGACGGTGAAGTTGCCGGTGCAAGAAACACTACCGGAAATGTGTTGCGCCCTGCTCTTCAAATTGTAAAAACAAAACCCGGCACATCAGTTGTTTCAGGTGCTTTACTGTTGTTTTCCGATAGTCCTTACGGCGAAAACGGATTGGTATTAATGGCTGACCTGGCTGTTACCCCGAACCCAACCGCACAAGAACTTGCTGAAATTGCCGTGAACTCAGGACAAACAGCCCGTACAATCGGAGGCTTTGAACCAAAGATTGCAATGCTCAGCTTTTCGACAAAAGGAAGTGCCAAACACGAATTAGTCGACAAGGTTGTAGAAGCAACACGTATTGCTCAGGAAATGGCTCCCGATTTACAAATTGATGGCGAGCTTCAGGCAGATGCTGCTTTGGTACCTTCTGTAGGCGAAAGTAAAGCTCCCGGAAGTGAGGTTGCGGGCCATGCCAACGTTCTTGTATTCCCCGACCTGCAAGCAGGTAATATTGGTTACAAACTTGTTCAACGTTTGGGTAACGCTGTTGCTATCGGACCGATCCTTCAGGGGATGGGAGCTCCTATCAACGATTTATCGCGCGGTTGCTGTGTGAATGACATCGTACAAATGATTGCCATTACCGCAAATCAGGCCATCGGAGTAAAACAGGCAAAATAAAGATTGATGCAAAATTGAGAAAGTATTTCAAAATTCCATTATTCTATAAATGAGACAAATGGAGTTCAGAACAATATTTTCTTTGTACCTCGTAAATGAATAAATTGTAAATATATATTATGTCACAATTACCTAACGAACCCATCGAAAATTACGGACTAAGCCACAAAGACCGCAAACGCACTCTGTTTTCAAGAATTGGCGTAGTTGGCTGTGGAAAAGATGGCAGCATCATAGCTACCATAGCTGCCAGCCGTGGCATGGAAGTTGTTTTTCTGGAACCAACAGA contains these protein-coding regions:
- the pta gene encoding phosphate acetyltransferase, encoding MKLLEEIMKRAQENVQHIVLPEGTEERTLQAADVILEKKAANITLIGNPDEIHSLSAKFQLKNIDKATILNPENYSQYEEYTNLLFELRKAKGLTMEQAQKLAKDPLYIGTLMIKNGDADGEVAGARNTTGNVLRPALQIVKTKPGTSVVSGALLLFSDSPYGENGLVLMADLAVTPNPTAQELAEIAVNSGQTARTIGGFEPKIAMLSFSTKGSAKHELVDKVVEATRIAQEMAPDLQIDGELQADAALVPSVGESKAPGSEVAGHANVLVFPDLQAGNIGYKLVQRLGNAVAIGPILQGMGAPINDLSRGCCVNDIVQMIAITANQAIGVKQAK